Below is a genomic region from Lineus longissimus chromosome 4, tnLinLong1.2, whole genome shotgun sequence.
CAAAGAATTTACCAGACAATTAGCCAAATTCGACTTCATTATGCGTATAAGCTGGTCCAAACAGAAAAATTATGCAATTTATTTTATGGATATTAGGAATAACAGACGCTTACATGTAAAATGGAAATTTCCTTTGATATTCAGGTCAGATACTTTCACCGAACTACCCAAACCCTTACCCAAGTGCAAAATATTGGATCCACAAATTATCAGCCAAGACGGGAAACATCATCCATTTAATGGTTAATGACATGGACATCCCTGATGGCGACACCTTGCGTATTAAGGATGGAAGCTCCTGTGACAACTTAATATTTGACTTCAGTAACGAAATAGCTAAATTTGAGGCAAAGATGGACCCTTCCGAGTTACCCTTTATGGCGTTCAGCATGGAGGAAAGCGTCTGTCTGTATCTGTCGAGGATCGCTGGAGGCGGGAAGTTCAATATCACATACAATGGTAAGGTTGCTTTATATTGTTATAAGGGGACAATGGGTAGAAAATAGGTTCAATGAAGGTATCCTAATTTGGCCCGTTGATGATTTAGATGACGTATTTCGgcaacaattacatgtataagtcaACCGAGGTCACTTGTCCATTTTTTCGCTGTAGTTGTTCAAAGCATTTTTAAACAGTTCAAAAACAGATGTTTTTATTCAAACTATAATAAACAGCAACATGATTGTGTTAACTTTCATTCTCAGATATTTGGCTTCTATTAAGTACATAGAAGTAATGTAActtattttaaattttcaagCCTTCCCAAAATGCACTGGCGATGTGCCTTACCTCAAAGGAAGCATAGTCAGCCCAAACTACCCACGCCGGCAGTATACAAGGTGGGAAAACTGTAGATGGAGCCTCAGCGCCTCAAAGGGGCAAATCGTCAGATTCGATGTCATCGACCTCGGGGTTGAAACCACGAGAGATTGCAATGGAGATTACCTTCAAATCACAGGTTTAGATCCAAAGGTTTATCAGTCAGGGAAGGTTAGACTCTGCGGACAAATTGAGAATCAACCAGAGAAGGTGTTTGAAACGGTTGGGAGCGAGGTGGATGTTAGGTTTGTTTCCGACTGGTTAGGAACGGATAAAGGCTTCTGGTTACAGTTTGAAGGTAAGACAGAATGAAAAGCACGTGTAGTCAAACTATGTAATTGTTGCATGAAACATGTTCAACATAGAGGTAGTATATGTTAGTAATTCGAGAACaaaaaaatttggctttgaaatttttttagaattttgaactcATGAAAAAATTCGactctgaaggagaaaaaatttctaaggccaattatttttttcacttattttttttctgctcaaaattaggaaacatcatcagtcccattTTTTTggcttttaaaatttttcagaattttgaacttatgaaaaatttctaagttcaaattttttttcacttgttttttttctgctcaatatGAAAAAACATCAACAGTCCCAAAAAACTTTggcttttaaaatttttcagaattttttacttatgaaaaaaatcatgtgtacatgtatactgtaaatGGTGATGATAATGCAATTACATGATCAACGTTATGCATGAATTGCTTTACATTCTTGCTTTTATCTTTAATCTTTAGTTCTAGGTTGCAAGCATTGGGAACTGGTAATAAAGGAAGGCACCCCGCCGCCTCGCCTGCTGAACCCAGCCTCATACTACAACGACGGGTACATAGCAAAGTTCATGTGTCCAAGGGGCTACGTATTTAAGAATGGTGTCAAAGAACTGCCTTTTGTCTGTCAAAAAAATAGGACATGGACTGGATATAGAGATCAGTGTGAAAGTAGGTAATGACTTAAGTTgacaatgttttctttttgaaaaccCAACGAAATCTCCTACTCCGCTCTGAAGTCGTGCTTATTTTGTTATCAATAAGAGTTAGTTTAGAAGCGCGAGAGTTTCACAGTATATAGTCTTACACCAATAGCAGCACGTCTTTACACCAATAGCAGCACGTCGTTTCAGTAGGGTGTCAATTTCAATGTCGTTCTTTCAGAAATCGTGTGTGGCTCCCCAGCCCGTCCAGCATCTGGTTTTGTAACTCTCTCCAACGGCGACAAGTTTGAAAGTGTGGCTACGTACACTTGCAAGAACGGCTCGACGATGATCGGGGAGAACACGAGAATCTGTGGAGAGAATGGCAGTTGGATTGGGACGTTACCATTCTGCAAAGGTACGTTGTTGTTTCCAAAGACGAAGACAAATCTTTTCTGCTTTTCGTTTCAGCCTTCTGTcacatgttttatttttaagagtggaGGGCCCGGTACGAGTCCGATGTATGCAACGTTTACTGTCATGGTATTCTTCCAGGTGCTGAGACCGAAGAATGTGGGGATCCCGGTGATCCACCTCACGGTTTCAAACTCAACGAAGATTCGTCCGTTAATGAGACAAACCTGAGAAGCTACCCATTCGGAACTGTGATCAGTTATGCCTGTCATGTTGGGTACATTCTTGCAGTTGGTGGAAATAGGACCTGCCTGTTGAGCGGGACATGGAGTGGAGAGGAAACCAAATGCAATAGTAAGTTGAAAAATTCAATCGCTAGTTGAAACGGATATCGGAACGGACCACATGGCATGACCGCTGGCTAGAATCCTAGGCCACTTGACCACTGTTGCTCCCAAATTGGCATCATTCAAACTCTCTACCAATTCTAGTTCGTGCTGACGGTAGTTAATTTAGAGGTATCATCTCTTAATGGTACAACCGAGTCTTCCCTGTTCATTCCAGTTGTGAGATGTCCTTCCGACCTTGCCACACCAGCCAACGGCACGATAGAGATACCAGGCAATACCGAGTACGGTGCGATTGTGACGTATTCATGCGACAGTGGGTTTGAGCTGATAAACGGCAACAAAGCAAGGCAGTGTCAACCCAATGCAAGGTGGAGCGGACAAGCACCACTCTGTAAAAGTAGGTCGAACAAAAAACTGATCAAAACGTGCCCTCAGTTTCATTTGCAGTAATACCGCAGGTGGCATGATTGCACACCCCCATCTTGTCCCACCCAAGTCTTTGTTAGAGGAAGAGCTAGCTACCTTTTAGAAGAACAGCATAGCAACTCAGATCGGACTTATACATATCTCATGAACTTTCATTATATTCCCTGTCATCACAATTGTTTTCAGAGTTATCGTGCAATCTTCCTGAGAAACCTTGGCATGGAAATCTTCAAATCTACCATGACCCTACCAAGGGAAACTTCGGTATCTTCACCTGTGATGTTGGTTATGCACTAATGGGTCAGAATACAACCACCTGTACAGTCAAAGGCACTTGGACAAATCCAACACCCATATGCGAAGGTTAGCTTCGGTCATCAGTTCCGGCCGCTGTAACGTTTTTAGTTGTCCCCGTATTTCAGTGTTACCATACAATAGACCGCTTGAGACTATGACATCGATCTGTCAATGTGTCTTTCaccgttcccaaacaatgatgGCAAACGTTCAGAACAGAAACATTTGGTGATGCAAAGCGACATCCAACATCTTTCAAAACTTACATTTACCAGGTATGAATTAGGTTTTTCGTTTACTCATATTTTCAGCCATATCGTGTCCTGATTTGAGGAACAGAACATTTACCAATGTTGCCGTCTCTGACCTTCACGGCGAAAAGTTTGGGAGCACAGCTCGCTTTCTCTGCAATAAAGGTTTCTACTTCGACGCGAATTTGACCAAGTCGTCACAAGTGGTGATTTGCCTTGGGAACCGCACGTGGAGTGTTGATATTACTGGTTGTCCTTTCGCAGCAACGTCGCGTGAGTAGTTCCGAAAAATTCACCTTCGTTGCTTGACTTCTTGCGCAGTGATAGTTGTGTGATGAAGCAGTCCTACcctaatatgcttgaatattatcacTACTTTGGAGAATGTGACAATACTTGAGTGGGTCGACAATGCTCGTTGTATCAATGATTACTTCAGTCCGGGACGTATCGTATTATCACCGTTatgtatgttttattttcagagaGATCTTTCGTGTGAATAAAATGACTGAATATATCGTCTTATTTACAGGTGATCCAGCAAAACAAAGCGGGAATGATATAACAAGTACGTATGCGCCATCCTCCCATAGTAGGCCTCATAGACCGCTCCTAAAATACACTGTTGCTATGTGAGCGTATTTTAGGAAAACATCCAAAAGGCCTGCTATTGGAGGATGGTAACCTTGAAATACAGGATGGTAGTTTCGATTACCTACATTTTATGAAAAGCCAATCATTTTCATATGGTAAATATGAGTGCAGGCGAATTACTTTGACGGCTAACCTTTGCAAGAAGAATTTGGAGATACATATAAAGTGTATGTAACTCGTTTCATAACATCTGCTGAATATTGGACACCTTCGACCAAAGTTGGTTTTGTTGATGATTGGCGTAACaggtttttttccttttgatCAAACTGTTTCAGAAACTGGGATGTATGTAGGGATCGCGGTTGCTGGCGTTACATTTCTTATTATAATAGCACTGATCTCCGCCTATGTTGTTCGCAAAAGGTAAGTTATAGCACGCAAAGTAGAACATGAGACCATCATATAGCCAAAACTGCAAAGCCGGTCAGtgatgtagaagtttgaaatccCCTAGATAGAATGCGCAtccctgagctattgacggAGAACCACATACCATTATCCGTCAGGAGAAACAATCGAATCGATAGTGAAGAAATGTATATCATGTATCGCATGTTGCAAATGGTTGTATTTCCATCTTTGATATGCTATATCACAGAACTGACAATGTTTCTTGCAGGAAACCGGAACCTGTAGAACATGAAAAGAACTTTGATAATCCGATGTACACCGTCGATGATCATGGTATAGGACAGGTTAGAATTGGTGAGGACTGGAACAAAAACCCGACCTATAAGGACTCGGACAGGGCTTGCACGGACGGTATCTATGACAGGCCTCCGAACTCGGCTGGATGGTCTTTGTGATAGGCCGAGGGACAGCGGGTACGGAGTCTATGGCAATGTAAGCCTAAGCGACGCCAATCCATTCAATCGGTTATCAGAAGTCGAAGAGGAAGGGGATAAATGACAACAAGTGTATGAATTGTGGTAAAGGTGATACTGTTTACTTGCCGACTAGTATAGTTGCCTCGATACTGCGGAGAGAAATATATGACTGGAGTTGATAGGATGTGATGTAGACACTTGGGTCGACAAGAGAAACACTGCACAGAGAACATCTTGTGATGATGTCAGTATCCGAAGTCGATGTCTACTAGACGTCTATCTAACAAGATGTATAATCGATATCAACTGGTTTATATCCAGTGTCTAATGAAGCTCAATCGGAAAAATTCTTTTTGTAAAAATTGTGGTATTCATCGATCACTTAAATGATCC
It encodes:
- the LOC135487154 gene encoding protein lev-9-like, whose product is MDTSIFDRKFICLISCIILITNLCTGLKLDEGQILSPNYPNPYPSAKYWIHKLSAKTGNIIHLMVNDMDIPDGDTLRIKDGSSCDNLIFDFSNEIAKFEAKMDPSELPFMAFSMEESVCLYLSRIAGGGKFNITYNAFPKCTGDVPYLKGSIVSPNYPRRQYTRWENCRWSLSASKGQIVRFDVIDLGVETTRDCNGDYLQITGLDPKVYQSGKVRLCGQIENQPEKVFETVGSEVDVRFVSDWLGTDKGFWLQFEVLGCKHWELVIKEGTPPPRLLNPASYYNDGYIAKFMCPRGYVFKNGVKELPFVCQKNRTWTGYRDQCEKIVCGSPARPASGFVTLSNGDKFESVATYTCKNGSTMIGENTRICGENGSWIGTLPFCKGAETEECGDPGDPPHGFKLNEDSSVNETNLRSYPFGTVISYACHVGYILAVGGNRTCLLSGTWSGEETKCNIVRCPSDLATPANGTIEIPGNTEYGAIVTYSCDSGFELINGNKARQCQPNARWSGQAPLCKKLSCNLPEKPWHGNLQIYHDPTKGNFGIFTCDVGYALMGQNTTTCTVKGTWTNPTPICEAISCPDLRNRTFTNVAVSDLHGEKFGSTARFLCNKGFYFDANLTKSSQVVICLGNRTWSVDITGCPFAATSRDPAKQSGNDITKTGMYVGIAVAGVTFLIIIALISAYVVRKRKPEPVEHEKNFDNPMYTVDDHGIGQVRIGEDWNKNPTYKDSDRACTDGIYDRPPNSAGWSL